The Qingrenia yutianensis genomic interval TAATCAAAGCCTTAAATTTTTTGCCGCTTCACAGCAGGCAGGAGTTTAGTATACTGCAAAACTTCTTAAACGGCGAGGAGCCGGAATATCCGTATATGCAGGAAGAATTGCAGACGGCAAACGAGTATTTTAACAAACGGGATGCAGAGGAAATCGTAAAGATTTTAACAGAGAAATCGCAGCTTTACGATGTGGAGAGGGCGGCAGCCTTTTACAAGCTCATAAGATACAGCTACGGCAGCGGAGGCAAAAGCTTCGGCGGCCAGCCCGTAAATCTTTTGAGTACACTGGAAACGCTCTCTGCGGCGGCATTCAGGCTGAGAGAGACTGTGATTGAGAATAAAGACTTTTTGAAAGCCTTATAAAACAGTACGACAGATACGAGTCGTTTTTCTATCTTGATCCGCCGTATGTTGAAACGGAAGGTCATTATATGGTGGAGTTTCCGAAAGAAGACCATGTCAGACTGTATGACACCTTAAAAGAAATTAAGGGCAAATTTTTATTGTCGTACAATGACTGCGAATTTGTTAAGGAACTGTATAAGGACTATACGATTGTTGAGCATACCCGTGCAAACTCTCTTGCCCACAGATACGATTCAGGTAGCAGGTTCAAGGAGCTGCTGATCGCAAACTACGATATAAACGAAAGAAGAAAAAACGAACCGATACAATTAAGTTTATTTGGAGATGGTGATTATGAGTTTAACTATTTACAGGACTACAGGTACAAGAGGCCGAATCACACTACCGTTTTTATTCCGAGAACTATTGAG includes:
- a CDS encoding DNA adenine methylase, with translation GRYIEVFGGGASVLFAKMKERFEVYNDFNGDLVNMFRCVKERPLALIKALNFLPLHSRQEFSILQNFLNGEEPEYPYMQEELQTANEYFNKRDAEEIVKILTEKSQLYDVERAAAFYKLIRYSYGSGGKSFGGQPVNLLSTLETLSAAAFRLRETVIENKDFLKAL
- a CDS encoding DNA adenine methylase gives rise to the protein MKQYDRYESFFYLDPPYVETEGHYMVEFPKEDHVRLYDTLKEIKGKFLLSYNDCEFVKELYKDYTIVEHTRANSLAHRYDSGSRFKELLIANYDINERRKNEPIQLSLFGDGDYEFNYLQDYRYKRPNHTTVFIPRTIEENRT